GTGTTTCTCGACCAGGTTCTCGACCTTGTTGGCGAGCACCGGGTACTCCTCCGGGCCGCCCTTCTGGAGGTACTCGTCGACGCCCGCCGAGATCGCCCGGCTCGCGATCTCCTCGCTCCCCTTCCCCGTGAACAGGACGAACGGCACCTCCATCCCCTCGTCGCGGATCTCCTCGAGCAGTTCCAGCCCGTCGGTCCCCGGCATGTCGAAGTCGCTGACGACGCAGTCGTACTCCGCCTCGCGCAGTTCCCCGAGCGCGGCCTCCGGGTCGGTTCGGACGGTCGTCTCGGCGTCCGCGAGCTCGCGCTTCAGGAACGTCGCGGATAGCTCGGCCATGTCCTCGTCGTCGTCCACCAGGAGGATCGAGATGCGTCGGCCCTCAGGCCCGAACAGCGCGATCTCGCTCAGCGGAGACGTGACCATGGGCCCACCGTTGTGCGTGCGATCGTATAATCGAACCCATTCCGTTCTGAATTAGTACATATCCGGTAAGCGGCCCCGTCCGGCCGACGGTCACTCGTCGCCGCCGTTGTCGAGCAGGCGGTAGCCGTCGGCCGTCTCGCGCACCACGTCGCGGCGCTCCATCTCGTCGAGCACCTCCTCGACCCGTCCCGGCTGGGCGATCTCCATCTCGATGCGGTCGATACCGTGGAACTCCGCGAGGTAGTGGCGCACGTCCTCGACGGAGAACGTCTCGGCGTCCGCCTGCTCCATCGCCCCCGAGGTCAGGTCGATCATGTCCTCGATGAAGTTCCAGGGGTACACCATCCACGTCCACTCCTCGAGCTGTTCGCCGACGAAGTCGGGGTCGAACTCCGAGGTCTGCAGCAGCTGGAGCGTCGCCGTGCGTACCTCGCCGCAGTCGCGGTCGGCGACGTACTCGTGGGCGCGTTTGATCGAGCCGCCGGTGTCGGCGATGTCGTCGATGATGAGCACGTCCTTGCCCTCGACGCTCCCCTCCGGCATCGGGTAGCGGACGGTCGGTTCGCCGGACTTCTCGGCGGTGCCGACGTAGTGCTCCATCTTGAGGCTCGTGAGGTCGTTCAGCCCGAGGAAATCACAGATACATCGGCCCGCGAACCAGCCGCCGCGCGCGAGCGCGACGACCACGTCCGGCTCGAAGTTCGCGGCCTTCACCTGATCGGAGACGTCCCGACACAGCCCGTAGATGTACTCCCAATTGGTGACCGTACAGTCGAAGTCGTCCGGGAGGTCGCTCATTACCGGCCTCTCGTGGCGGTGTTCGTATAAGGGTTTACAGCCGCGATCGCTCGGGCTCGGTGACGGTGCGGTTCGACGCGACCGGGTCACAAATTCGGCCCACAGGGAAACGCCTTTACTCGCGTCGGATCTGTACTCCAGTAATGAGCGAGACGCCGACCTCGACGCGCGCCGTCGCCGTCGAGCCCCGCGTCCGCCCCCCCTTCTCCGCGAAACCGAAACGTGTGTGAGATCGTCCCCGGCCTGGCGTAGCGGCCGGTCGGGGGTGAGTTTCGGCCCGCCCTTGCCCGCCCGCATCCAGAACACACCCGACGAACCCAGACACACCACATCCATGACGATATCCCACGACACCTTCGCCGGCGTCTACCCGGCGATGACGACGCCGTTCACCGACGGTACCGACGAGGTCGACCACGAACAGCTCGCGGCCGACGCCCGACGACTCGCCGACGCCGGCGTCGACGGGCTCGTCCCCGTCGGCTCGACCGGCGAGGCCGCGACGCTCACCCACGACGAACACGCCGAGGTCGTCGAGACGGTCGTCGACGCCGTCGACGTGCCCGTGATCGCCGGCACCGGCTCGAACTCGACGCGCGAGGCGCTCGATCTCACCGAGCGCGCGGCCGACGCCGGCGCCGACGCCGCCCTGCTCATCTCGCCGTACTACAACAAGCCCGAGCCCGCGGGCCAGTACGAGCACTTCGCGACCGTCGCGGACGCCGTCGACATCCCGCAGGTCGTGTACAACGTCCCGAGCCGCACCGGCCTCAACCTCGACGTCGACACCGTCGTCGACCTCGCGGCCCACGAGAACGTCCGGGGGTACAAGGCCGCCTCCGGCGACGCAAACCGGATCTCGGAGGTCATCGAGCGCACGCGCGACGAGGAGTTCGACGTGCTCTCGGGCGACGACGGGATGACGCTCCCGCTCATGTCGATGGGCGCGACGGGCACCATCTCGGTCACCGCCAACGTCGAGCCCGAGCGAACCGCCGGGCTGGTTCACGCCGCCCTCGACGGCGACTTCGAGTGCGCACGCGAGATCCACCACGAACTCGGCCCGCTGACCCGGGCGTTGTTCCGCGAGACGAACCCAATCCCGGTGAAGGAGGCGATGGCGATCCGCGGCTACGGACCCGCCGAACTGCGGCCGCCGCTCACTCGCGGCAGCGACGAGACCCTTCGCGTGCTGACGGAGTTGCTCGCGGAGCTGGAGGAAACAGCCGACACGGCGGCGACCGCGACGGAGGCCTGAGATGGCGGCCGAGACGGGCGACTCGATCCGGGTCGCCGTCACCGGCGCCGGCGGCCGGATGGGACGGGAAGTGATCGAGGCCGCGAGCGACCGCGACGACTGCGAGGTCTCGCTGGCGGTCAACCGCTCGCCGGTCGACCCCGTCGCCGGCGTCGAGGTCGCGGACGCGGCCGACCTACCGGCGCTGCTCGCGGGCGCCGACCCCGCGGTCGACGTGCTCGTGGACTTCACCGGCCCCGACTCAAGCGTCGAGTACGTCGCCGCCGCCGCCGGGGCGGGCGTCGCCTGCGTCGTCGGGACCACCGGCTTCGACGACGAGCAGGAGGCCGCGATCGCCGACGCCGCCGACGCGGTTCCCGTCCTGCGCGCGTCGAACTTCTCGCGGGGGATCGCGGCCCTGCGCCGGGCAGTCTCGGCCGCCGCCGCCGCGCTCCCCGGCTACGACGTGGAGGTCACGGAGACCCACCACAACGGGAAGGTGGACGCGCCGAGCGGAACGGCGCTCACCCTCCTCGACGACATCGAGGAGGCCCGCCCCGACCTGGACGAGCGCGTCCACGGCCGCGAGGGCGACGCCCCGCGGACGGACGGGGAGATCGGCGTCCACGCCCGCCGCGCGGGCGACATCGCCGGCGAGCACGAGGTGCTCATGGCCGGCGACGAGAACGTGCTGGAACTGACCCACCGCGCCGGCTCCCGGCGCGTGTTCGCCGCCGGCGCGCTCGACGCCGCCGCGTGGCTGGCCGGCCGCGACGCCGGCGCCTACGACTTCACGGAGGTACTCGAATGACGACGACACTGGAATCCGACATCGACGACCTGTGGCACCGCTACGACGACGGACTCACCGCGGCCGACGCGACCGCCGACGACCGACGCACCCTCGACGAGTTCCTCGACGCGCTGGAGGCCGGCGAGGTCCGCGCCGCGCGCAAGACCGGCGACGGCGTCGACTCCTGGGAGGCGAACGAGTGGGTCAAGCGGGGCGTCCTCCTGAACTTCGGCCTGCGCGAGACCGAGCGCCGCGAATACGGCGGCGTCGGCTACTACGACGTGCTCCCGCTGCGCGAGACCGAGGACCTGGCGGCCAGCGGGGCGCGCAACACCCCCGACGGAACCGTCCTGCGCCGGGGCGCCCACCTCGGCGACGACACGATCATGATGAGCCCGTCGTTCGTCAACATCGCCGCGTCCGTCGGCGACGGCACCCTCGTCGACTCCTGTGACACGGTCGGCTCCTGCGCTCAACTGGGCGAGAACGTGAAGCTCGGCGCGAACACGCTGATCGGCGGCGTGCTGGAGCCGGTCGAGGACGCGCCCGTGATCATCGAGGACGGCGTCTCGCTGGGCGCGGGCTGTCGCGTCACCTCCGGGTTCCGCGTCGGCGAGAACTCGATCGTCGGGGAGAACACGCTGCTCACCCCCAGGATCCCGGTGTACGACCTCGTCGAGGAGGAGGTCGTCTACGGTCACCTGCCCGAGAACCGCCGCGCGTTCACCCGGTTCGTCGAGTCGAGCGTCAGCGACCACGACCTGTTCGAGGGCGGCGCGTACAAGCCCGCGGTCGTCGCCACCGACGTGGAGACGGAGACGCTGGAGGCGACTCGGCGCGAGGACGCGCTGCGCGAATGAGCGACGAGCAGCTACGAGGGGCTGAGAACCCGCCGATCCGGCGACTCGCGGAGTGGGACGTCGAGCGACTGCGCGAGCTGGCGGGCGAGCACGACACCCCGCTGTACGTCACCGACCTCGACCGGGTCGCCGAGAACTGCGCCCGTCTCCGGGCCGCCTTCCCGGACGCGGACGTGAAGTACGCGGTGAAGGCGCACACGGGCCGCGCGGTGCTGGAGACGGTCCGCGAGGCCGGTCTCGACGCGGAGTGTGCGTCCGCCGGCGAGGTGCGGCGGGCGTTCGACGCCGGGTTCCCCGGCGCGCGCGTCGACTACACCGCGGTCAACCCTCCCGCTCGCGACCTCGATAGCGTGGTCGAGTGGTGGGACGACCACCCCGACCTCACGGTCACCGTCGGCGCGCGCGACACGCTCGACCGGCTCGCCGAGCGGGGCTACGACGGCCGCGTCTGCGTCCGGGTCAACCCCGGCGTCGGCGCGGGCCACCACGAGAAGGTCCGCACGGGCGCGGCGCCGAAGTTCGGCGTCCCGTACGACCGCGCGGCCGAGGTCGTCGCCGACGCGCGCGACCGATTCGAGGTCGTCGGGGTCCACGCCCACGCCGGGTCGGGCATCCACGGCGAGGCGGACCTGGCCGCCCACCGCGACCTCGTCGCCCGGATGGGCGAGCTGGCGCGCGAGATCGGCGACGACGAACTGGAGTTCGTCGACGTGGGCGGCGGGTTCGGCGTCCCGTACCATGAGGACGACCCGGCGCTCGACCTCGATGCGGTCGCGGACGCGACCCGGGAGGCGCTGGGCGACCTCGACGCGACGCTGGCGGTCGAGCCCGGGCGCTACGTCGTCGCCGACGCGGGCGTCCTGCTGACCCGGGTGAACACCGTGAAGCCGACGCCCGAGACGACGGTCGCCGGCGTCGACGCCGGGATGACGGACCTGCTTCGCCCGGCGATGTACGACGCGTACCACGCGATCCGGAACCTCGACGCCGGCGACGCCGGCGACGCCCGGGAGACCGGCCCGGTGACGGTCGCGGGGCCCATCTGCGAGACGGGCGACACGTTCTGCGACGGGCGGGAGCTGCCGCTCCCGGATCGGGGCGACCTGCTGGCAGTCGGCAACGCGGGCGCCTACGGCTACGAGATGGCTTCGACGTACAACTCCCGCCCGCGACCCGCGGAGGTGAGCCTCGCCGGCGACGTGCTCCGCGAGCGCGAGACGCTCGCGGGAGTTACCAAGCTGGAGCGCGGAGGGGCGGACGAATGAGCGAGTCGACGGAGCCGACCGAATCCGCCGGTTCCCGGACGGTGCCGGCGGCGAAGTACCACGGCACGGGCAACGACTTCCTCGTCGTGGACGCCGCCGACGCCGACGGGCGGGTGCCCGACCGCGGCGCCTTCGCGGTCCACCACTGCGACCGCGAGACAGGCGTCGAGGGCGACGACCGGACCGGCGCCGACGGCGTCCTGTTCATGGACATCGACGAGAACACGGTCGGCGGCGACGGTCCCGTCACGGCCACGATGACGCTGGTCCAGCCGGACGCGTCCATCGCGGAGATGTGCGGCAACGGCGCGCGCTGTGCGGCCGCGTGGGTGCGTGAGCGGACTGGCGCCGACGTGGTCGACCTGGAGACGCCGGCTGGCGTTCGACGCGCCGAGGTCCGCGTCGGCGACGTGGACGGAACCGACGGCGACGACCGCGCGAGCGACCCCGACGAGGTCACCGTCGAAGTGGAGATGGGTCGCCCGTCGTTCGCCCCCGCGGACGTGCCGCTGGCGGCCGATCGCGACGAACCGCTCGTCGAGGAGTCGATCGAGGGACTGACCGTCACCGCCGTCGACACCGGCGTCCCCCACGCCGTCGCGTTCGTCGACGGCGACGCCGGCGGCGTCGATAGCGTGGATCTGGAGTCGGTCGCGCCGCCCGTCCGCCACGCCGATGCCTTCCCGGAAGGGGCGAACGTCACCCTCGCGACGCGAACGGGCGAGGGAACCTTCGACCAGCGCACCTACGAGCGCGGCGTCGAGGGCGAGACGCGCGCGTGCGGCACCGGCGCGGTCGCCGTGGGCGCGGCCGCGCGCCGCCTCGGCCAGACCGACCGACCCGAGCTGTCGGTGTCGCCGCCGGGCGGCACCCTGCGGATCACGGTTCCCGAGGACGCGTCGGCGACGCTCACTGGACCTGCCGCGCGGGAATTCAGGATCGATCTGGCGGTCCCGGAGTCGCGGGCGGAGGCCGACGAATGAGTGACGGTGCCGGAGCGCCCTCGGCGTCCGCCACCGACTTCGACCCGGTCGAGTTCCTCGCCGACGCCGTCCGGATCGAGTCCCACGAGTCGGCCGAGGCGATGCGGGAGTTCCTCGTCGACATGCTCTCGACCCACGGCGCGGATCCACGGATCGACGCCGCGGGCAACGTCCGCGCGACGAAGCCGGCCGACACGGCGGACGCGTCGGCCGCGTCGGACGCCGCCGACGGTCCGCACCTCGTTCTGAACACGCACATCGACACCGTGCCGCCGCACGCCCCCTTCGAGCGCGGCGTCGACGACGAGGGACGCGAGGTGTTCCGCGGCCGCGGCTCCTGCGACGCGAAGGGGCCGCTCGCGGCGCTACTGGCCGGCTTTCTGGCCGTCGAACCCGCCCGCGGGACGGTAACGCTCGCGATCACGCCCGACGAGGAGACGTTGTCGACGGGCGCGGACGCGCTGGTTCGCGGCCGCGGCGACGACCACCCCGGCGGTCCGGTCGACCCCGTCGACGGCGACCTGTTCCTCGTCGGCGAGCCGACCGACTGCGACGCCTGCGTCGCCGCCCGCGGGCGCTTCGAGGGGACGCTCACGCTCACGGGCTCGGCGGCGCACGCGGCCGAGCCCGACTCGGGCGTCAACGCCGTCGCGGCGCTGGAGGACGCGTTGGCGGCGATCCGACGGTTCGACGACGACGCCGAGGCGCACCCGATGCTCGGGGAGCCGACGCTCGTCGCAACCGGCGTGACGGGCGGGGAGGCGACAAATCAGGTGCCCGCCGAGGCAACGGTCACGCTCGACCGGCGGTCGGTGCCGCCGGAGACCGCGGAGGGGTTCCGGGCGGACCTGGAGGCGACGGTCCGCGAGGCCGTCGCCGACGAGGTCGGCGCCTCGTTCTCCCTCACGGAGCGTCCGACGCCGTTCCTGGAGGCGTTCGACACCGACCCCGGGCACCCGTTAGTGAAGGCCGTGAGCGACGCGGCGCGGTCCGTCGGCGGCGGCGCCGACGGCGCCGACGGGAACGGTGGCGGCGACGGCGATCGCGACGCCGACGGCGAGATCCGGCCGTTCGGCGCGGCGACGGAGGCGTCGTACTTCGCGCCGGCGCCGACGGTCGTGTTCGGCCCGGGCCACCTGGCGGACGACGCCGGCGCGGTCGCCCACAGCGAGCGTGAGTACGTCCGCGTCGACCGCGTCCGCGACGCCGCCGAAACGGTGCGCCGGGCGCTCGACTCGCTGCTCGGGTGATCCGACCGCCGTCGCTTTGTCCCTCGGGCGGGTAGCCGACCCCATGTGTACGTTGACGCTGGCCTGGCGGGTGTTCGACGAGGCGACGGTCGTCGTGGCGGCCAACCGCGACGAGGCGTACGGCCGGCCCTCCGAGCGGCCGGCCGACCGCGGCGACGGCGTGATCGCCCCGCGGGACGCGAGGGCCGGCGGGACCTGGATGGGCGTCACCCGCGACGGCCTGTTCGTCGGGATCACCAACCGCTGGGTGGACGGCCCCGCCGGCGAGCGCTCCCGTGGGTTGCTCGTCGACGACTGCCTCCGCGCGGCGTCGGCCGATGCGGCCGCCCGGCTCGTCGAGGAATCGTGTCGCGAGCACGGGTACGACGGTTTCAACCTCGTGCTGGCGGACGCCGAGGCCGCACTCCTGCTGGAGTGGGACGGCCACCTCACCGTGACCGAGTTCGATCCGGGAGTCCACGTCGTCGGCAACACCGGTTACGACGGGCACTACTTCGAGCCGCCGGCACGGCCCGAGGCCGGGGCCGAGGAGGCGCGAAACGCGACTCGGCTCCGAACCGAACTCGCGCCGGAGTCGGGAGAGTCGGCGGACGCGTGGCTCGACCGCGCGGGCGCCGCGCTGGGCGACCACCGGTTCGGCGTGTGCGTCCACGACGAGGCGCGCGGGTTCGGAACGGTCTCCTCCTCGCTCGTCCGCCTGGGGTCCGCCGGCGAGATCCGCTACGAGCACGCTGACGGACCCCCCTGCGAGACGGCGTTCGAGCCCGTCGCGACCGACGGGTGAACGGTGGGGTCGCGAGGAGGACAACGCCGCGGCGACGCCGGGAACTTGATCCGTGTAGGTTGCCGCCGGACGAACTAAAAGGGAAAGGGTAAACGGGGGCGCGGTCCTTGTGGCGTGTATGAGCGCCTCCGACGCCGAAGCGAGCCTCGCCGAGGACGAGCTCGCCGGCCTCGAACTCGTCCGCGAGACCGGCGGCATCCACCAGTCCGACTTCTGGAAGGAGCTGGACGTCTCCTCGCGCAAGGGGAGCCGCATCGCCGAGAAGCTGGAGGACCTCGGGCTGATCGAGCGCGAGGACGCGGTCTACGACGGCCACAACACGTACTTCCTCGCGCCGACGGCGAAGGACCTTGACTTCTCGCTGCTCATGGCCGGCGACATGCTCTCGCCGTTCATCGGCGAGGAGGAGATCGACCCCAACTCCGACGCGTTCACGCAGTGGCTGATGAACCTCGCGTACGAGGAGTACTGACCGAACCGATCCCGACCCTACTGACGGCGTCGGTCGCGGACCCGCCGTCGTCCCGTTCCCTTCTGTCGTCGTCGTATCCGAGTCCGCGCTCCGGTCGCCCGAGCGACGGGAGGAACGGGACGGTCGCGCTGACAACGACACGCATTTCCGCGTCGTTCGGCTACGGGCGTCAGAATGGACGACCCGGCACGCGTGACCGTGGAGGCGGACGGCGAGGCGACACGGGAGGCCGTCTACGGCTCCGAGGGGGAAGTCGACGCCGGCGGCGCGACGTTCCGGTTCAGCGTCGGCGGGGCGAGCGACGGCGGAGCAGAGGGGGACGACGCAGAGGCAACCGAGACAGCCGAGCCTGCCGAGCCGGACGACGGCACCGCGACCGACGGGGAGGATCCCATGTTCGTAGCGTCGCTCTCGGAGGTGCCGACCGGCTCCACGATCCGGCGGACGGCGATGCGGCCGGACGACCGCCGGGGCGTGGGGTTCATCCTCCGGCGCGACGCCGAGACCGACGAGGTGTTCGCGTGGCGCAACTCCTGTCCCCACAAGCCGGAGGTGCCGCTGGACCCCGGTCGTGGGGCGCGCGTCGACGGCGGCGAGATCGTCTGTCACGAGCACGGCGCGCGCTTCGAGTGCGGCGACGGCCTGTGCACGTGGGGGCCGTGCGTCGGCGAGGAACTCGACCCCGTGGGCGTCGAGGTCCGCGACGACGACGTGTACCTCGACGACGAGCGGTTCGCGTCGGTGCGTCCGCGGTAGCGACCGCGATCAGTTCCCGTCGCCGTCGTCGTCCAACTCGTCCACGAGGTCGCCGCCGTAGCCGACGTAGCCGGCGGGCGTCAGCGCGTGCAGTTCCTCGCGGACGGACTCGTCCACGTCGAGGTCGTCGAACAGGTCGCGGAAGTCCTCGATGGTGACGCGCTTGCCGCGCGTGAGTTCCTTCACGCGCTCGTAGGCGGCGGTGTCGCCCTCGCGGCGGAGGATGGTCTGGACGGCCTCGCCGATCACCTCGGGGGTCGCCTCCAACTCCTCGCGCATCACCTGCTCGTTGGGAACCACCTTCGCGAGCCCGGCCGCGGTCTTCGAATAGCCGATGAGGCAGTGCGCCAGCGCGGCGCCGATATTTCGCTTCACGGTCGAGTCCGAGAGGTCGCGCTGGAGCCGCGAGGTGGTGACGTAGTCCGCGAGGAAGCTGAGATCGGAGTTCGCCTTCGAGAGGTTGCCCTCGCTGTTCTCGAAGTCGATGGGGTTCACCTTGTGCGGCATCGTCGAGGACCCGGTCTCGCCCGCGGCCGCCTCCTGGCCGAGGTAGCGGTCGGAGACGTACAGCCACACGTCCAGGTCCAG
This genomic stretch from Halobaculum roseum harbors:
- a CDS encoding phosphoribosyltransferase; protein product: MSDLPDDFDCTVTNWEYIYGLCRDVSDQVKAANFEPDVVVALARGGWFAGRCICDFLGLNDLTSLKMEHYVGTAEKSGEPTVRYPMPEGSVEGKDVLIIDDIADTGGSIKRAHEYVADRDCGEVRTATLQLLQTSEFDPDFVGEQLEEWTWMVYPWNFIEDMIDLTSGAMEQADAETFSVEDVRHYLAEFHGIDRIEMEIAQPGRVEEVLDEMERRDVVRETADGYRLLDNGGDE
- the dapA gene encoding 4-hydroxy-tetrahydrodipicolinate synthase → MTISHDTFAGVYPAMTTPFTDGTDEVDHEQLAADARRLADAGVDGLVPVGSTGEAATLTHDEHAEVVETVVDAVDVPVIAGTGSNSTREALDLTERAADAGADAALLISPYYNKPEPAGQYEHFATVADAVDIPQVVYNVPSRTGLNLDVDTVVDLAAHENVRGYKAASGDANRISEVIERTRDEEFDVLSGDDGMTLPLMSMGATGTISVTANVEPERTAGLVHAALDGDFECAREIHHELGPLTRALFRETNPIPVKEAMAIRGYGPAELRPPLTRGSDETLRVLTELLAELEETADTAATATEA
- the dapB gene encoding 4-hydroxy-tetrahydrodipicolinate reductase, whose amino-acid sequence is MAAETGDSIRVAVTGAGGRMGREVIEAASDRDDCEVSLAVNRSPVDPVAGVEVADAADLPALLAGADPAVDVLVDFTGPDSSVEYVAAAAGAGVACVVGTTGFDDEQEAAIADAADAVPVLRASNFSRGIAALRRAVSAAAAALPGYDVEVTETHHNGKVDAPSGTALTLLDDIEEARPDLDERVHGREGDAPRTDGEIGVHARRAGDIAGEHEVLMAGDENVLELTHRAGSRRVFAAGALDAAAWLAGRDAGAYDFTEVLE
- a CDS encoding 2,3,4,5-tetrahydropyridine-2,6-dicarboxylate N-succinyltransferase; the protein is MTTTLESDIDDLWHRYDDGLTAADATADDRRTLDEFLDALEAGEVRAARKTGDGVDSWEANEWVKRGVLLNFGLRETERREYGGVGYYDVLPLRETEDLAASGARNTPDGTVLRRGAHLGDDTIMMSPSFVNIAASVGDGTLVDSCDTVGSCAQLGENVKLGANTLIGGVLEPVEDAPVIIEDGVSLGAGCRVTSGFRVGENSIVGENTLLTPRIPVYDLVEEEVVYGHLPENRRAFTRFVESSVSDHDLFEGGAYKPAVVATDVETETLEATRREDALRE
- the lysA gene encoding diaminopimelate decarboxylase — encoded protein: MSDEQLRGAENPPIRRLAEWDVERLRELAGEHDTPLYVTDLDRVAENCARLRAAFPDADVKYAVKAHTGRAVLETVREAGLDAECASAGEVRRAFDAGFPGARVDYTAVNPPARDLDSVVEWWDDHPDLTVTVGARDTLDRLAERGYDGRVCVRVNPGVGAGHHEKVRTGAAPKFGVPYDRAAEVVADARDRFEVVGVHAHAGSGIHGEADLAAHRDLVARMGELAREIGDDELEFVDVGGGFGVPYHEDDPALDLDAVADATREALGDLDATLAVEPGRYVVADAGVLLTRVNTVKPTPETTVAGVDAGMTDLLRPAMYDAYHAIRNLDAGDAGDARETGPVTVAGPICETGDTFCDGRELPLPDRGDLLAVGNAGAYGYEMASTYNSRPRPAEVSLAGDVLRERETLAGVTKLERGGADE
- the dapF gene encoding diaminopimelate epimerase: MSESTEPTESAGSRTVPAAKYHGTGNDFLVVDAADADGRVPDRGAFAVHHCDRETGVEGDDRTGADGVLFMDIDENTVGGDGPVTATMTLVQPDASIAEMCGNGARCAAAWVRERTGADVVDLETPAGVRRAEVRVGDVDGTDGDDRASDPDEVTVEVEMGRPSFAPADVPLAADRDEPLVEESIEGLTVTAVDTGVPHAVAFVDGDAGGVDSVDLESVAPPVRHADAFPEGANVTLATRTGEGTFDQRTYERGVEGETRACGTGAVAVGAAARRLGQTDRPELSVSPPGGTLRITVPEDASATLTGPAAREFRIDLAVPESRAEADE
- a CDS encoding M20 family metallopeptidase, giving the protein MSDGAGAPSASATDFDPVEFLADAVRIESHESAEAMREFLVDMLSTHGADPRIDAAGNVRATKPADTADASAASDAADGPHLVLNTHIDTVPPHAPFERGVDDEGREVFRGRGSCDAKGPLAALLAGFLAVEPARGTVTLAITPDEETLSTGADALVRGRGDDHPGGPVDPVDGDLFLVGEPTDCDACVAARGRFEGTLTLTGSAAHAAEPDSGVNAVAALEDALAAIRRFDDDAEAHPMLGEPTLVATGVTGGEATNQVPAEATVTLDRRSVPPETAEGFRADLEATVREAVADEVGASFSLTERPTPFLEAFDTDPGHPLVKAVSDAARSVGGGADGADGNGGGDGDRDADGEIRPFGAATEASYFAPAPTVVFGPGHLADDAGAVAHSEREYVRVDRVRDAAETVRRALDSLLG
- a CDS encoding NRDE family protein, encoding MCTLTLAWRVFDEATVVVAANRDEAYGRPSERPADRGDGVIAPRDARAGGTWMGVTRDGLFVGITNRWVDGPAGERSRGLLVDDCLRAASADAAARLVEESCREHGYDGFNLVLADAEAALLLEWDGHLTVTEFDPGVHVVGNTGYDGHYFEPPARPEAGAEEARNATRLRTELAPESGESADAWLDRAGAALGDHRFGVCVHDEARGFGTVSSSLVRLGSAGEIRYEHADGPPCETAFEPVATDG
- a CDS encoding helix-turn-helix transcriptional regulator; this encodes MSASDAEASLAEDELAGLELVRETGGIHQSDFWKELDVSSRKGSRIAEKLEDLGLIEREDAVYDGHNTYFLAPTAKDLDFSLLMAGDMLSPFIGEEEIDPNSDAFTQWLMNLAYEEY
- a CDS encoding Rieske (2Fe-2S) protein, whose amino-acid sequence is MDDPARVTVEADGEATREAVYGSEGEVDAGGATFRFSVGGASDGGAEGDDAEATETAEPAEPDDGTATDGEDPMFVASLSEVPTGSTIRRTAMRPDDRRGVGFILRRDAETDEVFAWRNSCPHKPEVPLDPGRGARVDGGEIVCHEHGARFECGDGLCTWGPCVGEELDPVGVEVRDDDVYLDDERFASVRPR